From the Oncorhynchus masou masou isolate Uvic2021 unplaced genomic scaffold, UVic_Omas_1.1 unplaced_scaffold_808, whole genome shotgun sequence genome, one window contains:
- the LOC135537533 gene encoding fructose-bisphosphate aldolase C-B isoform X2, giving the protein MPHQYPALTTEQKKELQEIAERITAPGKGILAADESADERVQRVSSMGKRLNPIGVENTEENRRLYRQLLFTADERMDACIGGVIFFHETLYQNADDGTNFSQLIKDRGIVVGIKVDKGVVPLAGTDGETTTQGLDGLAERCAQYKKDGADFTKWRSVLKISDNTPSELAIMENANVLARYASICQQNGIVPIVEPEILPDGDHDLKRCQYITEKVLSAVYKALSDHHVYLEGTLLKPNMVTPGHSCPQKYTNEEIAMATVTALRRTVPPAVTGVTFLSGGQSEEEASINLNAINTCPLGKPWALTFSYGRALQASALNAWRGERDNEKAAAEEFLKRAEVNGLAAQGKYESTGDSGAAGQSLYVANHAY; this is encoded by the exons atgCCTCACCAGTACCCAGCTCTGACCACAGAGCAGAAGAAGGAGCTGCAGGAGATAGCAGAGAGGATCACGGCTCCGGGGAAAGGAATCCTGGCTGCAGATGAGTCTGCAGATGAACGTGTCCAACGTGtca gcagcATGGGTAAGCGTCTCAACCCCATCGGGGTAGAGAACACAGAGGAGAACCGTCGTCTGTATCGCCAGCTGCTATTCACGGCTGATGAGAGAATGGATGCTTGTATTGGTGGAGTGATCTTCTTCCACGAGACTCTCTACCAGAACGCTGATGACGGGACCAACTTCTCCCAGCTCATCAAGGACAGGGGGATTGTAGTGGGCATCAAg gtggaTAAAGGTGTTGTCCCACTGGCCGGAACCGATGGAGAGACCACAACCCAGG gtctggaTGGCCTGGCAGAGCGTTGTGCTCAGTATAAGAAGGATGGAGCAGACTTCACTAAGTGGCGTAGCGTCCTGAAGATCAGCGACAACACCCCCTCAGAACTCGCCATCATGGAGAACGCCAACGTACTGGCACGCTACGCCAGCATCTGTCAACAG aaCGGCATCGTTCCCATCGTGGAGCCTGAGATCCTTCCTGACGGAGACCATGACCTGAAACGTTGTCAGTACATCACTGAGAAG gttcTGTCTGCAGTGTACAAGGCCCTATCAGACCATCATGTCTATCTGGAGGGGACCCTGCTGAAGCCCAACATGGTGACTCCTGGACACTCCTGCCCCCAAAAATACACTAACGAGGAGATCGCCATGGCTACGGTCACTGCCCTCCGCCGCACCGTACCCCCTGCCGTCAcag gtGTGACGTTCCTGTCAGGGGGCCAGTCAGAGGAGGAGGCCAGTATTAACCTGAATGCTATCAACACCTGTCCTCTGGGTAAACCCTGGGCCTTGACCTTCTCCTATGGTCGTGCCCTGCAGGCCTCAGCCCTCAacgcctggagaggagagagagacaacgaaaAGGCTGCTGCCGAGGAGTTCCTTAAACGGGCTgag gtgaaCGGTCTGGCTGCCCAGGGGAAGTATGAGTCAACAGGAGACAGTGGAGCGGCTGGACAGTCTCTCTACGTGGCCAATCACGCGTACTGA
- the LOC135537533 gene encoding fructose-bisphosphate aldolase C-B isoform X1 has protein sequence MGKRLNPIGVENTEENRRLYRQLLFTADERMDACIGGVIFFHETLYQNADDGTNFSQLIKDRGIVVGIKVDKGVVPLAGTDGETTTQGLDGLAERCAQYKKDGADFTKWRSVLKISDNTPSELAIMENANVLARYASICQQNGIVPIVEPEILPDGDHDLKRCQYITEKVLSAVYKALSDHHVYLEGTLLKPNMVTPGHSCPQKYTNEEIAMATVTALRRTVPPAVTGVTFLSGGQSEEEASINLNAINTCPLGKPWALTFSYGRALQASALNAWRGERDNEKAAAEEFLKRAEVNGLAAQGKYESTGDSGAAGQSLYVANHAY, from the exons ATGGGTAAGCGTCTCAACCCCATCGGGGTAGAGAACACAGAGGAGAACCGTCGTCTGTATCGCCAGCTGCTATTCACGGCTGATGAGAGAATGGATGCTTGTATTGGTGGAGTGATCTTCTTCCACGAGACTCTCTACCAGAACGCTGATGACGGGACCAACTTCTCCCAGCTCATCAAGGACAGGGGGATTGTAGTGGGCATCAAg gtggaTAAAGGTGTTGTCCCACTGGCCGGAACCGATGGAGAGACCACAACCCAGG gtctggaTGGCCTGGCAGAGCGTTGTGCTCAGTATAAGAAGGATGGAGCAGACTTCACTAAGTGGCGTAGCGTCCTGAAGATCAGCGACAACACCCCCTCAGAACTCGCCATCATGGAGAACGCCAACGTACTGGCACGCTACGCCAGCATCTGTCAACAG aaCGGCATCGTTCCCATCGTGGAGCCTGAGATCCTTCCTGACGGAGACCATGACCTGAAACGTTGTCAGTACATCACTGAGAAG gttcTGTCTGCAGTGTACAAGGCCCTATCAGACCATCATGTCTATCTGGAGGGGACCCTGCTGAAGCCCAACATGGTGACTCCTGGACACTCCTGCCCCCAAAAATACACTAACGAGGAGATCGCCATGGCTACGGTCACTGCCCTCCGCCGCACCGTACCCCCTGCCGTCAcag gtGTGACGTTCCTGTCAGGGGGCCAGTCAGAGGAGGAGGCCAGTATTAACCTGAATGCTATCAACACCTGTCCTCTGGGTAAACCCTGGGCCTTGACCTTCTCCTATGGTCGTGCCCTGCAGGCCTCAGCCCTCAacgcctggagaggagagagagacaacgaaaAGGCTGCTGCCGAGGAGTTCCTTAAACGGGCTgag gtgaaCGGTCTGGCTGCCCAGGGGAAGTATGAGTCAACAGGAGACAGTGGAGCGGCTGGACAGTCTCTCTACGTGGCCAATCACGCGTACTGA